The genomic window GTATGTGGCCCAACATGCGCCATGGAGTAATGGCTACGAGATGTTGGTTTTTGTTTCTTGGGTGCTGCTTTTATGCGGTTTACTTACGTTCCGTAAATCCGATTTTTCTTTACCTTTAGCAACACTGTTTTCAGGAGCTTTATTATTTGTAAGTTACTTAGATTGGTTAAATCCTGAAATCACGAATTTAATGCCTGTTTTAAAGTCGTATTGGTTAAAAATACATGTGGCAACCATTGTTAGTAGCTATGCGCCTTTGGCTTTATCTGCTATTTTAGGCTTAATGGCCTTGTTGCTTTATATTTTTAAAACACCCAAAACTAAGGCGATAATAGAAATTAAAATTAAAGAGCTAACTTATATTAATGAAATAGCCATGACTATTGGTTTGTTTGTTTTAGCTGTAGGTACGTTTTTAGGAGGTGTTTGGGCTAATGAATCTTGGGGACGTTATTGGGCTTGGGATCCAAAGGAAACATGGGCTTTAATAAGTATTATTGTTTATGCTATTGTGTTGCATTTAAGATTTATCCCGAAACTGAATAACAACTTTGTTGTAAACGTAGCAAGTATGTTTGCTTTTTGGTCTATTATCATGACGTCTTTTGGAGTAAACTATTACTTGTCTGGGTTGCATAGTTATGCCGCTGGCGATCCGTTGCCAATCCCTAAATTTGTTTATGTTTTAGCGGCGTTTATGGTTATTGTAACGCTTTTAGCGTATTACAGAAAGAAGACTTTTTGTCGTAAAAAATGAGAGTAGTAGAATAGATTTAAACTCTTAATCAATAGAACGATATACATAAAATCTATTTTTAAAATTACGGTTTTAATAATAAAGGCATCATAAATATATGATGTCTTTATTATTTGAAGAATCTATTTGTGTAATTATCAAAAATAAGTAGTGTTTTAAATAATTACGTATTAATACTTATATTTGTGTAAGTAGCTTAAAAGCTTGATATGCAAAACACAGTTATAAATACATATAGAACAACATCGAACGGGAGATCGCTCACAGGGACAGCTTGCGAAGTATGTGTTAATAACAATTGTTTAATAAAGAATGCATTAAATACCTTAGGTCCTGCAATTCTAGAAAAAGAAAAGAGTGATATCCGTTGTAAAAAAGGACAACAATTTATAATAGAAGGAGCGCCAGTTAATGGGTTGTTTTTTATTCTGAAAGGAACGGTTAAGGTTTTCAGGACTGGTATTAATGGTCGTGAGCAAATAGTTCGTTTTGCTAAAGAAGGCGAAATTATCGGGCATCGTGGTTTTGGTACCGAAGAGTATTATTCTATTGGTGCTGTGGCTTTACAAGACACTGTGCTTTGTTATTTTTCTAAAGATAGTTTACAAGAAGCCTTAAGGAAAAGTCCTGAGTTTAGTTATGAGTTAATGCTTTTTTATGCCAACGAGCTTAATCGTAGTGAATCTAAAGTAAAGTCTATTTCTCAAATGACGGTTCGTGAGCGAGTTATTGATACATTGTTATACATTAATAGAAAATTTGGAGATTTACGTGGTTATCTCAATTTACCACTAAGTAGAAAAGAATACGCCGATTACGCAGGAACCACAGAAGAACAGGTTATTCGTGTATTTTCTTTATTAAAAAAAGAAGGTTTAATTTCTGCTAAAGGAAAAAAAATTGGTGTTCCTAATGTACAATCGCTCAAAAATGAAATTAGCGAACATAACTATTTCTTAGATAGTTAAGCTACATTTCAAAGTAATACAACATACTTTTTCATTTCTTTCTTCAACTTAAAAACCGCCTTGTTTTTTTCTAAGTTATGCTTCATTTAAAATATTATTTCAACTTAATTTTTATAAATACTCATTTTTATACGTAGTTTTTCACGCTCACTATGTTGGTTTACGTAGTTTGTTTTATGTGTTTAAGTTGTTTTTAATCAGTTAGTTATTTCTTTTAACTGTGTTTTCGCAGGTTTTTATATGCTAAAAAAGATGTTATTATATGGGGAATATCATGTAATAAATTAGGTTCTACTTATATATTTGCAACAAGTAAGTATTAATACTTAGTAATTAATTAAAACAATTCAACATGAAATCATTATTAACAAAATCCTCTTTAGTTCTTTCCTTAGCGATTGCATTAAGTGCTTGTGGGGGCAAAGAGAAAAAGAAAGAAATAGCAGAAACTGTTGTCGCTGAAGTTTCTAAAACAAAAACATTAGATATTGAAAAACCTCAATTAACATTTGGTTTTATAAAATTGACAGATATGGCACCTTTAGCCATTGCAAAAGAAAAAGGATTTTTTGAAGATGAAGGCTTATTTGTTTCAGTTGAAGCACAATCGAACTGGAAAAATATTTTAGACCGTGTCATTGATGGTCAGTTAGATGGTTCTCACATGTTAGCGGGACAGCCAATTGCTGCTGGAGCAGGATTTGGACGTCAAGCCGATTTAGTAACGCCATTTTCAATGGATTTAAATGGTAATGCCATTACGGTATCTAACGATGTTTGGTCTAAAATGAAATCTCATGTACCAACAGGAGAAGATGGAAAACCTGTACACCCAATTAAGGCAGAAGCATTACAACCTGTAATTACAGAGTATAAAAATTCTGGTAAGCCTTTTAAAATGGGAATGGTATTTCCGGTATCTACACATAATTATGAAATTAGATATTGGTTAGCAGCAGCTGGAATTCACCCAGGAATGTATACTGCAGATAATGTTCAAGGACAAATTGATGCTGAAGTTTTACTATCTGTAACACCTCCGCCACAAATGCCAGCAACATTAGAAGCAGGAACTATTCACGGGTATTGTGTAGGTGAACCATGGAATCAACAAGCCGTATTTAAAGGTATTGGAGTTCCTGTAGTAACAAATTACGATATCTGGAAAAACAACCCAGAGAAGGTTTTTGTAATGACAAAAAAGTTTGTTGAAGATAACCCAAACACGGCTATAGCTGTTACTAAAGCTTTAATTAGAGCTGGTAAATGGTTAGATGAGCCAAGTAATAGAGCAGAGGCTGTAAAAATATTATCAATGTCTCAATATGTTGGTGCGCCAGAAGAGGTTTTAGCGAATTCTATGACAGGAACTTTTGAGTTCGAAAAAGGAGATAAGCGTGATATGCCAGATTTTAATGTATTCTATAAGTACAATGCAACATATCCGTTTTATTCTGATGGTATTTGGTTCTTAACTCAAATGCGTAGATGGGGACAAATTCCTGAGGCTAAGCCAGCAGCATGGTATGCAGAAACTATTAATAACATTTACAGACCAGATATCTGGAAAGAAGCGGCTAAGCTTTTAGTTGAAGAAGGAAATATTCCTGCAGGAGATATTCCAACAACAGATGGATTTAAGCCTGCAACATCAGATTTTATAGATGGGACGACTTACGATGGAAAAGATCCAATTTCTTACATCAACAGTTTTAAAATAGGAAATAAAGATAAAGCGATACAATAATTAGTAAAGCCAATAAATAAAGAAGTCATGAAACAAAGTATAACATTAGGAAAAGTAACCAATTTTATAGGTCTAGGTTTTTTAAGCACATTAAAAGATTTATTTACTGGTAAGCTGGAAAGAGAAGATTTAAAAAACCTCCTACGTAAAACAGTTGTTCCACTGGCTTCTATGCTATTATTTATTGGACTGTGGCATTTGGGTGCAAAATCTTTGTACAACATTGAAGCCGAACATAAAATTGAAAAAGCACTTACAGATCAAGGACAAGAAGCTGCCGATGCTTTGCAAGCATGTATTGCATCGGGAGATTCTAGTTGCCAACCTAATACGTTGCCATCTCCAAGCCAGGTTTGGGATTCTTATAAATCGTTATTAAGAGACCATAATATTATAAAAGCAGATAAAGCTGCGTTTATAGAAAAAACAGCTGTTTTAAATGAAAAACGATTGGCAGAAGGCAAGGATGCTATTACTTATACGGGGCGACCATCATTCGTAGATCAAATATTTAGAAGTTTAAAAACGGTATTCGCAGGGTTTTTATTGGCCTTGTTTATTGCTGTGCCCTTGGGGATTTTCATAGGGTTGAGTCCTACTTTAAAAAGTGCTTTTAATTGGTTTATTCAAATTTTTAAGCCTGTTTCTCCGGTAGTATGGTATTTACTTGTTTTTATGATTGTAAAAACACTATTGATTGGCTCTAGTGAAGATAGTTCGTTTACTATATCCTTTATAAGTGTTGGTTTATGTTCTATGTGGGCTACTTTGGTTAATACGGCAATGGGTGTGGCTACTGTAGATAAAGATTATATTAATGTTGCTAAAGTATTGAAGTTAGGACCATTTCAAAAAATATTTAAAGTTGTACTTCCTTCATCTTTACCATTAATTTTTACTGGTTTAAAAATCACATTATCAGTAGCTTGGATGGTTTTAATTGCTATTGAGTTATTGGCGCAGAGTCCTGGTTTAGGGTTGTTTGTTTGGGAAGAATTCCAAAACGGAGCTAACGATTCTAATGCAAAAATTATTGTAGCCATGTTTGTTATTGGAATCATTGGTTTCTTATTAGATAGAATTATGCTAACCATACAAAACTGGGTGTCTTTTGATAAAACAGAAGGGATTTAATTGAACAGACGAATTTGCGTTAGGGATTGCAGTGGAAAGCCCACAGCGTAGGAACGGAGCGAGGACTTGAAGCGTAAAGCCCGACCCTTGTGGTAACGCCCAAATAAAACTTAGAAAAATGGCATATTTAGAATTAAATAATATTTATAAAACTTACGGTAAAGGCGAAAACGAACCGGAAGTATTATCGAACATTAATTTATCGATAGAAGAAGGTGAGTTTGTTGCTATTGTAGGGTTTACTGGTAGCGGAAAAACAACTTTGGTAAACTTAATTAACGGTTTAATTACTCCAACTAAAGGTGAGGTTTTATTTAAAGGCGAGCCGGTTATAGGAACTAGCCATGAGCGTGGTGTGATTTTTCAGAATTACTCGTTATTGCCTTGGTTAACGGTTGGGCAAAATGTGTATATGGCCGTTAAAGAAGCTTTTCCTAAAAAAACTAAAGCAGAGTTACATGCTAT from Algibacter sp. L1A34 includes these protein-coding regions:
- a CDS encoding Crp/Fnr family transcriptional regulator; translated protein: MQNTVINTYRTTSNGRSLTGTACEVCVNNNCLIKNALNTLGPAILEKEKSDIRCKKGQQFIIEGAPVNGLFFILKGTVKVFRTGINGREQIVRFAKEGEIIGHRGFGTEEYYSIGAVALQDTVLCYFSKDSLQEALRKSPEFSYELMLFYANELNRSESKVKSISQMTVRERVIDTLLYINRKFGDLRGYLNLPLSRKEYADYAGTTEEQVIRVFSLLKKEGLISAKGKKIGVPNVQSLKNEISEHNYFLDS
- a CDS encoding CmpA/NrtA family ABC transporter substrate-binding protein, whose product is MKSLLTKSSLVLSLAIALSACGGKEKKKEIAETVVAEVSKTKTLDIEKPQLTFGFIKLTDMAPLAIAKEKGFFEDEGLFVSVEAQSNWKNILDRVIDGQLDGSHMLAGQPIAAGAGFGRQADLVTPFSMDLNGNAITVSNDVWSKMKSHVPTGEDGKPVHPIKAEALQPVITEYKNSGKPFKMGMVFPVSTHNYEIRYWLAAAGIHPGMYTADNVQGQIDAEVLLSVTPPPQMPATLEAGTIHGYCVGEPWNQQAVFKGIGVPVVTNYDIWKNNPEKVFVMTKKFVEDNPNTAIAVTKALIRAGKWLDEPSNRAEAVKILSMSQYVGAPEEVLANSMTGTFEFEKGDKRDMPDFNVFYKYNATYPFYSDGIWFLTQMRRWGQIPEAKPAAWYAETINNIYRPDIWKEAAKLLVEEGNIPAGDIPTTDGFKPATSDFIDGTTYDGKDPISYINSFKIGNKDKAIQ
- a CDS encoding ABC transporter permease: MKQSITLGKVTNFIGLGFLSTLKDLFTGKLEREDLKNLLRKTVVPLASMLLFIGLWHLGAKSLYNIEAEHKIEKALTDQGQEAADALQACIASGDSSCQPNTLPSPSQVWDSYKSLLRDHNIIKADKAAFIEKTAVLNEKRLAEGKDAITYTGRPSFVDQIFRSLKTVFAGFLLALFIAVPLGIFIGLSPTLKSAFNWFIQIFKPVSPVVWYLLVFMIVKTLLIGSSEDSSFTISFISVGLCSMWATLVNTAMGVATVDKDYINVAKVLKLGPFQKIFKVVLPSSLPLIFTGLKITLSVAWMVLIAIELLAQSPGLGLFVWEEFQNGANDSNAKIIVAMFVIGIIGFLLDRIMLTIQNWVSFDKTEGI